One Drosophila gunungcola strain Sukarami chromosome 2R unlocalized genomic scaffold, Dgunungcola_SK_2 000004F, whole genome shotgun sequence genomic window, AGACGTACTTCTTCAAGGGCACTCAGTACTGGCGGTACCAGGGTCGCCAGATGGACGGCGTCTATCCGAAGGAGATCAGCGAGGGATTCACGGGCATTCCCGATCATGTGGATGCGGCCATGGTTTGGGGGGGCAATGGCAAGATCTACTTCTTCAAGGGCAGCAAGTTCTGGCGCTTCGATCCGGCCAAGAGGCCGCCGGTGAAGGCCAGCTATCCCAAGCCCATCTCCAACTGGGAGGGAGTGCCCAATAATCTGGATGCAGCACTCAAGTACACCAATGGCTACACGTACTTCTTCAAGGGCAGCCAGTACTACCGATTCCACGATGCCCGATTTGCTGTGAGTAAAGCAAACTTTACAAACTAACTTAGTTATTTAACTATACATTTATAACCTTTAGGTGGActcggccacgccccccttCCCCAGACCCACCGCCCACTGGTGGTTCGGCTGCAAGAACACGCCCTCGTCCACAGGTAATATCGTCGAGGGTTCGGACAACGAGTTCGAACAGCACTCCATGATCGAGCATGCCGACGATGGTAATGGTGATGACTTCGACGCAGGTGAGTGGGACCGACTCCGCGGTAGTTTTGTTTGAGcccaaatcgaatcgaattgaatAGATCGAATGGATCCACGATCATCGAATCGAAAAACTTTGTAAAGTCAAAAAGATCTCATAGAAAGAAGTCTTGTATTTGTATGAGTTGTTACTTAGCGACAAGCAGTTACGAGTCATgaaatgataatgataatgataacgataatgataataataataaatcctATCTATATGGTAtgtttaattaagttaatgTCTATGTAGTGAAATTCTATTACTCAAGTCGAATGTGTTTGTCTTTGTTGCCTATGGaagaaatacatttataatacttattgaaaaaaaaaaaactaattaccAAACTGTGTATGTCCAATGTCTTTTGCTCagtctatatatatattttgtatttatatatatatattgtatatttattaatttctctATACTCTTGATTTTGTGGTGTTTTactttagttttgtttcagTGTTTTCAAGCTGAGTTTTACTTGGCAGAAAACAGCTTTCTTTTAAAGTATACGACATAACTAACACCTTCAACAGAAGTAACTTTTTACTAAAACctatatttaattaacattttaaaccAGCAGTACTAATCCCAAAACTAAACCAACTTTGCAAAACTTTTCACTTGCTAATATATGTGTGTTCTTTCCATTAACCAAACTAACCCTATCTATACATTTTGCTTTCGGTATTTTGgaattatttgtttacttttgaactAACCAACTCAATTTAGCATACCAtgtacaaaaaagttttttaagccTAAGAAACAACTATTAATGAAAAAGCcatacaataatttaatatctTGCTTACAGTTTAATAGCcaagaacaaaaaatataaagcaaTTATCAACAGcaacgacaacagcaacaaaaactacTGGTCAGTCGGTCTCACTAACTGTGGTCGCAGATCAATTACCACCAGAAACCATTTTCCTAGCCTATAAGTCACGATCCTAGCATGCGCACAATCTAACCAACTAAACTGTAGAGCCATCAAAACCAATATATCATTTATAGCATCTGCAATGAGTTACTAACTAAATAACCCCTAGAAAAGCAACACTATTTGTTAAACACCACAACAAGTACCAGAAATGGAAACCCCCACCCTATGGTATAAGCGTATTTCCGTATTTCCGTAGCACTAAGTATTTATACAGATATGGTACTATTAATATTCGATTTTCCACACCCCTGAACTAAACTCTTTACCCTGTAGTCCAAAAACCGCATAGACTAGAGTTCTAGTGTTTATGCGTAACCGTTTCCTTGTTTTGGCACCCACCCTTGGCACCAAATTTCAAATGGCTAAATGGCTGGGCTGAACCACACGTAAAAACCACCCACTTACCACTCACCACCcaccacacccacacccactccACCAATGTTACACTTACACACCTGAAATGCCCACGTTAATTGCATGAagaaaccaaaccaaaccaaaccaaaccgaaaacGATTACTTACTAATCtagagcaaaaacaaaagatttacACCTGCATGGGAAGCAAAAAGTCGGCTGGGTAGGGGTATTATAGtgctatatatgtatatatatgtggtCCACACACATCCCGTTATGACCCACAATCGGATATTTGTACGACACTCGCTTAACAACCGCATGCACGTGCCTGGCCCATAATCGTTAAATTTGCATTCAACAAAAGCCCCAAAAAGCCGAGCTCCAAAACCCGAATTGTATACCGTCATTGTCATCTGtctgtatgtatgtatgtatatttctTGCAGGCTTTAAGAGACGTggatataaaaacaagaacaatTAACCACAGAGCACACAACCAGAAAAAAACACATCCAGTAAACAACTACAAGAACAGCCGAACCAAAACGAACACCAACTCCATTtacccacccacccacataCTATATATCATACTATATATATCAGAAGAATTACAAAGCGAATGTGCCGCCGTTCCATAAAAAGCATATAGTAATCAAAGAAGAGCTTATTCCGAGTGCTACTGTCTTTCCTGTCTTCTTCTTCCCTCTTTCGTAGTCGTAGTCTCCATGCTCTACTGTAGTATCATCATCCAAATTTTTAGACTACTATCACATAAGTATTTGTTTGAGCACATCCCCAAGTGTCCTTCCTCGATTTATACTTTCCCGAAGAATTGTTGTATTTATGCTTTTTCTtctctacttttttttttgttttttaaacaaaaaatatattatttgcgGTTTTTGTACAAACGCACTTGGTACACACAGCACCGCAAGTGCCGAATCAGGGTATTCTGCCCGGCTGGATGTGGGGCCTAACGAACAGATTCTTCTAGAGGATCTCGTGCTCGGTCCAGCCATTAGTGTTTGTCCATCGAACCCGCTTGAGTGATCTCTGTCTGAATAAAGTAAACCATCAAATCGAAACATATATAACACATGCCACGCCCACGATCTGCGCCGCCTGCCGAAACGCCAAACCAAGCCAAATAGAAAGAAACGAGTTTACAGAGTGAAGAGTATGTTATatcaactatttttatttgatttcccCCCTCCCTCCCTTAAGTTActtaagttatatttatttttctaattgatttcttttaataactCCCAACAACAATCACGTCTCctgaaaaaaaacttaatacaGTTCTACAACTTCTATAGCTTAGATCTAAGACACTTCCGCACAAGACATCCTTAAACTTAAATAGCTTAACGTATAACGTTACTAACTTGGTATTTTGAAATCCTGATTTTTGCCAATAGCTGTGGGCGATCACCAGTCCAACGACGAGCCCATCGCACCGGAAGTGGCCGAGCGAACCGGAAGTGGAGCCATGTCGCAAACGAAGCTGACGAGCAGCTCCGCCGTTAACACTGTGATCACCACCATCCTGATGTGCCTCGTCTCCAAACTCATCGTTAGCTAAAAGAGCCTCCGATCCCAGCGAAATATAGATAGGCAGTGCATTTTGAGAACCACACAGGAACAAAGTTTCTACAATTTTACCGCACGTTGGACACCGAAAGTgcttaaaattcaaatgcGTAACATCATATCGAATACGATGATAGgaaatccaaataaaaataataatgaaaaacataaacagaAAATCGGaaacgaaatcgaaatcgaacaGAATATCAATTGTAAATTGAGCGATCAGCATGTGAAACAGGTGCCTTATCAAatacttttgttgttgtgtaaataaaatcagccttaaatataatgaaataGTTTATAACATTCCACATTCTAACGACAAAAAACCGATCAGAAGTCATATCATAGCAGAAGTTCTTTATGTGTAGCCAACAACTGTTTTGGTAATGACAAATTGCgatattaaatttaacgaGCCATATGCAAAGAATTGGAGAGAACCAAACAAACATTATACTGAGCATTGAACGTACTTTAGTTTAGATTTAATTGTTAATGTGTGCACATGGGACATGAACTTCCGAGAGTTCCTACAGCTGTGCAACAATTTCGCAACTGTAAATGTTTTAACTTATAACGAGACGATACGTGACTTGACTTGACTTGACCATATATAAACTAATATGAAAATCATCATCGAGTACATATGATTATTGTATAAGTGATATTTAAGAGAGTCCCTTAAGCGATATTTGTTCgggtttaatatttaaaaccgaaatattatttaacttaCGTATTATtatgtgtaattttaatttgtataccaTAAATGTACGCTGAAATGAGAGAAACTGAACAAAACCGAAAAgataacaaataaacaaacagaaatacaaaacaaaataaactaaattatttatttatttttaagagtcGCCTACGACGAGTAATTTGGTAGACGTTATTAGCATGACAGCTTAAGGATCAGGATCGCATTCCAGCTGAGCGTAGAGCTCCTCAAGTCTGTCATCCTTCTCCGGCGAGGTCCTCAAAGTCTCATACTTGCCAGAAGTCAGCTTTGCACTCTTGCGTCGTCTGGAGGGACCTGAAAACATCCAGCCAAAACAGCAAAAACGTGTTGCTGAGTAAGATACGAGGATGCCCGTGAGGCAGAGGACATTATTGGAACGTTAACATACTTTTGGCTTTCTTGCGGTTCTCGTCTAGCGAATGTGCAGTCGGCTTGCCAGCCGATTCCTGGACGGCAGTGCCATTTTCGGGAATTCCCAAATAGGCACACTCCGTCTTGATGTCGCGCATTAGGTGGACTGCATTGGATCCTATTATACAAGCTGATGGATTCCCGCACGACTCTATTTTGGGCGTCAGATCTGATATTAACGAatctgtaaataaaaatgacattaacttatttgatagttaAACTATCAGAATTGACCGAATAATTGGACtagtaaatatatacatacctCCTAAAATGTTCTGTTGAACTTGCAGGTTCTTTATGATGGCACCGTATTCGGCCATCTGGCGCTTGAGCTTTTGAATCTCCTTCTCCTGGTCGTTCATCTTATCCTTGTCCTTGCGCTTGCTCCTGCCCTTGCCACCACCACTGGAATCGGAGCAGTTGTCGCTGTCGCTGATGATAATCGACTCCACGGGCGGTGGCGTTATGACCTTGCAGTCGGCGTTGTCGTCGTCGCCGCCATTTGGCGAGGGCATCCTGTGATAGAAGCTGGTACACTGCACCGTGGGCAAGCCGGCGTGCTTCCGTAGCCGCCGGTAGCGGACCGTGAGAGTACGGCTATTAAGTGGACAATTGACCAGCTCTCTGAACGCCTCTATGGTGTGGTCAGGTGAGGCGTAGCGCACGAAGGCGTAGCGAGCTCGCTTCTCTCGCTTCAGCGCCCTGATGTCCACTCGCACGGCGTTGATGAAGTAGGCCTTGATGGCCGAGGTGGTCATGTTGAAGGGTATGTTGCCCACGTACAGCGAGCAGGGATCAATGAACTCGGCCTGCTCCTCGTCGGTGAAGGGCTTGACCTCCGCCTCTAGGTAGCCGGTGCCAAAGCGCACCCTGTTGATCTCTCGAATAGTGGCCTCGACATCAGCTCCGACCCTCAGGTGCACCAGGCAGTGGCGCGGAGCCACGGAGGCGGGCAGAACCACGTCCTGAATCTCCCTCGATATACCGGCCAGCATGGGAGCACTGATATCGGGGTCTGGGAACCGGATGAGGAGCGCCACGGTTGCGGTGGACTTGTTGGTCAACTCGCGCTCCAGGGCGAGGGCTCTCAGAGTATTTTCGCGGCGGAGTTTGGCCAGTTCGCGACGGGACATCTTGGCAGTGTCGGCTAAGGGGATTACCAAATTAG contains:
- the LOC128254177 gene encoding protein painting of fourth isoform X2, with the protein product MDSKRAALEAGDGPVSKRLNSTEDQGRIIGVMEPSPGDGNQLILGKHVAPYTANGCTPPPEAYLFETTPAGSQLLPWNSAADGPTSDNDAELENSTTDNKKPDTAKMSRRELAKLRRENTLRALALERELTNKSTATVALLIRFPDPDISAPMLAGISREIQDVVLPASVAPRHCLVHLRVGADVEATIREINRVRFGTGYLEAEVKPFTDEEQAEFIDPCSLYVGNIPFNMTTSAIKAYFINAVRVDIRALKREKRARYAFVRYASPDHTIEAFRELVNCPLNSRTLTVRYRRLRKHAGLPTVQCTSFYHRMPSPNGGDDDNADCKVITPPPVESIIISDSDNCSDSSGGGKGRSKRKDKDKMNDQEKEIQKLKRQMAEYGAIIKNLQVQQNILGDSLISDLTPKIESCGNPSACIIGSNAVHLMRDIKTECAYLGIPENGTAVQESAGKPTAHSLDENRKKAKSPSRRRKSAKLTSGKYETLRTSPEKDDRLEELYAQLECDPDP
- the LOC128254177 gene encoding protein painting of fourth isoform X1 — translated: MDSKRAALEAGDGPVSKRLNSTEDQGRIIGVMEPSPGDGNQLILGKHVAPYTANGCTPPPEAYLFETTPAGSQLLPWNSAADGPTSDNDAELENSTTDNKKPDTAKMSRRELAKLRRENTLRALALERELTNKSTATVALLIRFPDPDISAPMLAGISREIQDVVLPASVAPRHCLVHLRVGADVEATIREINRVRFGTGYLEAEVKPFTDEEQAEFIDPCSLYVGNIPFNMTTSAIKAYFINAVRVDIRALKREKRARYAFVRYASPDHTIEAFRELVNCPLNSRTLTVRYRRLRKHAGLPTVQCTSFYHRMPSPNGGDDDNADCKVITPPPVESIIISDSDNCSDSSGGGKGRSKRKDKDKMNDQEKEIQKLKRQMAEYGAIIKNLQVQQNILGDSLISDLTPKIESCGNPSACIIGSNAVHLMRDIKTECAYLGIPENGTAVQESAGKPTAHSLDENRKKAKTTRFCCFGWMFSGPSRRRKSAKLTSGKYETLRTSPEKDDRLEELYAQLECDPDP